Below is a window of Fibrobacter sp. UWB11 DNA.
CAGGGTTCCTCCCCTTTTATGACACGGAACGGAATTTTATCTTCACGCTGAAGCAGTTCTGAAAGCAAGTCCTTTACGGCCTTGTTCGTCTTTGGGTCCACCCAGTCCGGAGCAATGTCGTTCAACGGCACGAGCACGAACTGACGGTTGTAAACCTGCGGATGCGGAATTGTCGGGCGTCCTGCGCAAACTTCACGTCCAAAGAACAGCAAATCCAGGTCTACTTCTCTAGAATTCCAATGTCCGCGGTCCTTACGCCCAAGAATAAGTTCGGAACCCTTTAAGTAATACAAGAGTTTCGTCGGGTCACCATCGTACCAGAAACTCACCACCTGATTAAAATAAGGCCCTTGACCAGCCGGTCCAACAGGAGGAGTTTCATAAATCGGGCTTTCGACCCAACCACCCGCGCTCACGCGGCAGAGCATATCCCTCCCAGCTTTCAAGTGGGCCGAGCGGTCAGGAAGGTTGCTTCCAAGTGCTATATATACTCTGTTTAAGGATTCCACGCCCCAAATATAGTCATTTTTTAGTTAATAGATACTAGTCATTGGTCGTTAGTTACTAGCGATTAAAAAAAAGAAATTTTCTAAGAACCAATAACTAGTGACTAAGAACTAAGAACTCGCAATATTTTTCACAAAAAAAAATTTTTTTATGACATTTCGCAAATTATTATGTATCTTTTAACCCGTTCCGCCATTTCGGAACGTAATAATTTTAATCATCAATAAATTTTAAGGGGCTGCAAGCCCTTATTATCCATTCACTATATTAGTCTATTTCATTTTATTGAAATTCAATTATAGGACGCTATCGTGCCCAGAACACCTAAGAATCAGAGTTTAGAACAAAATAGTCAGGAAAAGTCCTTGACCGACATCGTTTATCCCGAAAGCACAGGAATTCTAGTTCCTGAATACCTCGGCACACCCGACAAGCTCCCTGAAAATACAGAAGAAGCTCCGCAGCCGAAGCGCCGTGGCAGAAAGCCAAATCCCAAGACAAAGGCCCGCAAAGAACCCGAATTCGAACAAAACGCTCAAGCCGAAGTCGAACCTGAATTTCAAGAAAAGAGACAGCCGGTTGATGGCATTGCCGCAGCCGAAAAGCGACTCGCTGAACAATACGGCGTAGCAAACATCGACGCTATTTCTGAACCGATTTACACGAATACCGCACCTTACAGCGAAACATCGAACGAGCAACTTGGCGAACAAACAATCTTCACCGCCGAAAACGCAGGCGAGCAAGCTGTTCAAGCAACAGAATCCGCTCCGATTCAAGGTGAAGCTACAGCAGACCCGAACGCTCAACAGCAAGGTGAAGCACAGGCTCAAAACGGCGAAGGTCAAGATGACCGCCGCTTCAACAACCAAAACGGAAAATTCCAGAACGGTAAGTTCAATAAGAACAACAAGTTCAACAAGAACAACCGCAACAACCGCAATTTCCAACAAGAAGAATTTGTCGATGATTCTGCAACGCTCCCGGCTCCAGGTTCCGAAGCTATTTTAAAGGCAAAGGAAAACTGGCTCAAGTTCCGCAAGCTATCCATGAGCGAACTCCAGGAACTCGCCGTGCAAAAGGAAGTGGACTTCCGCAGAATGCGCAAGCAGTCCCTCAACTACATTTTGCAGAGCCTCGAAAACGAAGGCAATATCATTTATACGGAAGGCGTTCTCGAAGTCACGCCGCAGGGTCACGGATTCCTCCGCATGCCGGATCAGAACTACCAGACCAGCACGGATGACGTTTACGTGAGCCAAAACCTTATCCGTAAATTCAACCTCAAGATTGGCGATACGATTGAAGGCCTTGTGCGCACGCCTCGCGAACAAGATAAGTACTTCTCCATGCGCCGCATTGACCGCGTGAACTTTGAAGAACCGGACAAGATGCGCCGCCGCGTGGCATTCGAATATTTAACGCCGATTCACCCGGAAGAAAAGATCCACCTCGAATGGAACGAAACGGAATACAGCACCCGTATCATGGACTTGTTCTCCCCAATCGGTAAGGGTCAGCGCAGTATCATCCTCGCTCCTCCGCGTACCGGTAAGACCGTTCTTTTGCAGAACGTGACCCGCGCTATTGCAAAGAACCATCCTGAAATCATCCTCATCACGCTCCTCATTGACGAACGTCCGGAAGAAGTCACCGAAATGCGTGACATCATCACGGACATCAAGGAAAAGGCAGCCGAAAAGGGTATCGAAATCAAGGCCGAAGTCGTCGCCTCCACGTTCGATGAACCGCCCGAGCACCACACCCGCGTGGCAAACATGGTCTTGGAAAAGGCAAAGCGCCTCGTCGAAAGCCAGAAGGACGTCGTGATTTTGCTCGACTCCATCACGCGTTTCGCTCGTGCAAACAACGTTGTGATTCCGCACTCCGGCAAGATTTTGTCTGGCGGTGTGGATGCCAACGCCATGCAGTTCCCGAAGAAGTTCTTCGGTGCCGCCCGTAAGATTCAGGACAAGATCCGCACCGTCAAGAACGAAGACGGCTCCATCACAGAAGAAGTCCAGAAGAATGGTTCACTCACCATCATCGGTACCGCCCTTATCGAAACGGGTAGCCGCATGGACGAAGTGATCTTCGAAGAATTCAAGGGCACCGGCAACATGGAACTCGTGTTGGACCGCCGCATCGCAGAAAAGCGCATTTGGCCCGCCATTGACGTGTTCAAGTCCGGCACCCGCAAGGAAGAACGCTTGCTTACGCTTCTCGAACAGAATGCCGCTTGGAACTTCAGACGCGGTAGCCAGAACGAGACGGAAACAGGCATCATGGAGAACCTGCTTAAGCTCATGAGTAAGCTCAAGACCAACGCAGAACTCCTCGCCGTTCTCTCCAAACCGAAAGTCTAAAAAAGAATTTAGCGGAACGCTCACAAGGCGTTCCGTTTTTTTCATTACGACGTCCCCCAGTTTGTCATCCTGGAGCCGAAGGCGATAGGATCTATAATTTCTGGAGACCTCATTTGGGACGGCATCCCCTTTTTACCACCTCTGTCATGCCGGACTTTGTTCCGGCATCGCCTTTTTACAAACAAAAAATTTTTACGTTTACAATCGTAACGTCATTGCTAAAAGCGAACACAACTTTCGTCATTACGTGAAGCGAAGCGCCGAAGCAATCCATTAAGCTTTAAAAAAGGAATAAAAATGAACAATACGATTTTCTTTGCCGGTACTGGTAACATGGGCGGAGCCATCCTCCGCGGTCTTTTGAACGCAGGCACAGATGCCAAGAACATTTTCTTCTTTGATCCAAGCGACAAGGCTGCCGAAGCCGTAAGCGCCCTCGGTTGTGTCCGCGTTTCTAGCTTTGCCGAAGGTATCGAAAAAGCAAACGTCACGTTCCTCTGCGTCAAGCCGCAGATTTTCAAGCTCGTCGCTGCCGAATGGAAGGCTGCAGCAGCAACGCTCAAAAGCGAAAAGACCTTCATCAGCATCATGGCTGGCGTTGTCCGCAAGAGCCTCATCGAAGTTCTTGGCGAAAAGAATCAGGTTCTCCGCGTGATGCCGAACTTGCCGCTTACCGTTGGCAAGGGCTCTGTGGGCCTTGCTACCGACGGAGTTTCCGAAGCAACGCTCAAGATTGCAGAAGAAATCTTCGGTAACATCGGTGTGACCTGCCGCGTTGCAGAATCCCTCATGGATGCTGTTACTGGACTTTCCGGCAGCGCTCCGGCATACGTCTTTGAATTCATCGAAGGACTTACCCGCGGTGGAGTGAAGGCTGGCCTCACCCGCGATGTCGCCCTCAAGCTCGCCCTCGGCACTATCGAAGGTAGCGTTGAACTCGTCAAGCAGTCCGGCAAGAGCCCCAGCGACCTCTGCGCTATGGTCTGCTCTCCGGCCGGCACGACAATTGCAGGCATCGACGCTCTCGAAGAAGGTGCATTCCGCAGCACGCTTATCAAGGCTGTTGTCGCCGGCACGAACCGCAGCAAGGAACTGGGCAAGTAAAACGTGCAATCTTCCATCGATTTTTTCACAAAAGAAACTGCAACATCCTCGTTCATCTTGGATGTGCTTTCTTCTGTGGACAACAAAGTCGATGTTCATTCGCCCCTAAATGACGATGTCTCCGAAATAGCAAACGCGCTCCGCGCTACACTTGCCCCCATCGTCATTTGGGACTTAGATTCCTTTACTGCAAAAAATGCAGAACTGCTTTCGGAGCTTCGCGAATACAATCCGGACTCCATGATTCTCGCCTATGCAGAATCACCCGAAAAGCACACAAACATTTCAAGCAAGCTCTACGACGCCATTCTCTCGACCGAAGCGCTCCGTTTACACTTGATGAGCAAAATTTCGCGTCTCAAGGAAATCTATAACGCAAAGCGCATTTTCCGTGAAAGAATGTCGCACCTCGTCGGTAAGAGCGAAGCAATGCAACGTTTGCGCAAGAACGTCGAACGCGCTATTTTGCACACAGGCCCCGTACTCATCCAAGGAGAATCTGGAGTCGGCAAAGATCTCATTGCTCGCGCCATCGCCTGCGTTTACGACAAATTCGTCACAGTCAACTGTAGCGCCATTCCCGAAGCGCTATTTGAGAGCGAACTTTTCGGCCACACACGCGGAGCGTTCACTGGAGCACAAAACGAACGCATCGGGCTTTTCGAAGATGCGAACGGCGGTGCCATATTCCTCGACGAAATCGGTGACATGCCGTTGCACGCTCAAGTCAAGCTTTTGCGTGTCATCCAGAATCACGAAATCCGCCCCATCGGAGCCAACAAAACCCGCCACATAGACGTACGCATTATCGCTGCCACGAACCGCGATTTGAAAGAAGAAATTTTCGAGAAACGATTCCGCGAAGACCTTTATTACCGTCTGAACGTTATCCCGATGCAGCTTTCACCGCTCCGCGATCGAAAAGAAGACATCGAAGATCTCGCCAATTACTTTATCCGCCAATATGCGCCCGCAGGCGAACCGTACACGCTCTCGCCCGAAGCCTTGAAAAAACTTCAAAATCACAATTGGCCAGGCAACATCCGTGAACTTGAAAACGTCATTCAACGCGCGCTCTGCTTTACGGACCCCGGCGTTTTAAGGCCCGAAGACCTGCAAATTGACGAAGACAACCACAAAAAAACAGATTTTTCAAGCGCTAGCCACGCGGCAATCAAAGCATTCAACGCCGATAGCTATGATGATTTTCGCGACATGCAACTCGACGAAGAACGAGAATTTCTAAAAGCAACTATCCGCAATTGCGATGGTTCCGTAAGCCTTGCCGCCGAGCGGCTTCGCATGAACCGCACCGCACTTTACAACCGTCTTGCACGCCTTGGCTTAAGCGTCAAAAACGTTCAATTTTAAAGCCGCGTTTGCGCAAAGCGTCTATGACGTTATCCTTTTCAAGCGCCAAATGCGCAACGCCAACAACTACAAAAACGTTTCTATCCTCACGCAAAAATGCCGCAATGGACTCCGCCATTTTTGCATTGCGGTTCACATAAATACGTTGTTCAATTTCATCCTTGAACTTCTGATCGCTAGAAGACGATTCCTCGCTTTCGTATTCTTCATCATCTTTGTTCAACAAGCTACGCAACAAATCGTCATCACCCGTTTTCCAGGCGTGAATCAAGTTTTTCACAAGCGTTTCAAATTCAGCAATTTCTCGCAAGGTTGTCTTTAAGTAATACACACCCGCCGAATCCGATTCCGTTGTATCAGCAAGTGCGCTAATCTGTTCTTCCGCAGTTTCCAAGTCCACAATAGCCTTGCCATCTGACGCCGCTCTATCCAAAAGCACATAGTCAATCCCGTATTCAGGATTCAATCCAGCCTGTTCAAATGCATACGCACTAAGCGTTGTCGCTACAAGCCAGGGGCGCATTTTTTCAAATACCACCATAGGAATATCCCAGACCGCACAAAGGCTATCTAAAGACTTCCACATTTCTGGCGGCAATATATCACGGAGCAACTTATCTTCAAGCATTCCCTGAGAAACCGATTCCTTACCAATCTCTTTCGCGACTTCTTCATCGTTCATGTTGATTTCAACAGCAAGTTCCTCAGCACGAGCAAACGCAGAATCAATCACAGGTGCAAGCGGATAAAGCGAGGAATCCGCCAAATGGATACTCCCCAGCACCCACACCGAAGAATTTTCATCAGAAATTTTCCACAAAAAATGTTTGCTTTCAGGCTGGACTTCATTTTTTTTTGAAGTTCCCGAACATGCGATTAAACAAGATGTCCAATACGCACAAAGCAAAGCAAACAAAATGTATCGTCTATTCATAATATAATTCTACAAAAAACAACTACAAATAGACTTTAGTAGCGTTCAATAATATAGCCACGATTTCTAAGGTTTTCAATCACATTATTTTTTTCAAAAGCCAAATGAGCTGTACCCACTACGACAAAAACATTTCGATCGTCACGCAAAAAACTTGCAACAGAATCAGCCATGTTCGCATTACGATCTACAAGAATATGTTGCGTCAATTCTTCCATAAATTGCAATTCGCTTGGCGTATAATCTTCTGTATTATCTTCACTCAACAAAAGATTCAACAATTCATCATCGCCAGATTTCCATGCGTGTACAAGATCCCTCATCATAGTTCTAGCTTTGGGAAGTTCACGCATGGTTGACTTCAAAAAACAGATGCCTGCCGAATCCGAATACGAATAACCAGCAAGAGCATCAATCTGTTCCTCAACAGTTTCTAAACTGATGATAGGTTTGCCACTCGCATTTGCATTTTTTATAAACACATTGTCAATTCCATATTCCGTTTTCATTCCTGCCATCATATACGCATAAGTGCTGATTGTCGAAGCAACCACCCAGGGGCGTTTCGTTTCAAAAGCACTTATAGGCAAGCCCCAAGACTTACAAACACTATCTAAAGAGTTCCACAATTCCGCAGGCAATACATCCCGCAACTTTTCCCCGGCAAGTTCTCCCCGCACTTTCACCTGCCATTGAAGGTCATTCATAACTTTTTCATCACTTGTATTTAGTTCAACAGCAAGTTCACTTGCGGTCGCAAAAGCCGAATCAATCACCGAAGGGAGCGGATAAAACGAAGCATCTGCTATATGGATACTTCCCAACAGCCACACAGAAGAATTTTCATCAGACACTTTCCACAAGAAATGTTTTTCGCCCCATGATTCCGACGGAGCCGATGGTGTTGAGGACTCCGAGCACGCCACCAAGATTGTAATAAAACTAAATATCAAACATGTGGCAAGAAACGAACGAAGTAATTGTAATTTATTCATCATAAACAAATCCTCTTTAAAACAATTTAAATATAAATTATTCGAAAGTTTCCGTCCAATCTAACAAGCCCGTTTTTCGAGCATCGGCTGTAGGCGCCACACGCACAGTACCTCCATTCACAACCATCATTTTATCGCAATAGCGTTCCGCGTATTCCACAGAATGAGTCGAAACAATAATGCCCATTTGACGTTCCATAGCAATTTTCTTGAGCAGACGGAACAGCGCATGACTACGCGGAATATCCAAGAACGCATTCGGTTCGTCAAGCAACAAAACCTTTACCTGTTGCGCGACCGCTTCCGCCAAAAACACACGGCTGCGTTCACCATCACTCAATTCAGCAATCGGACGATTTGCAAAAGCAGCAACATCCAAAAGATCCATCGATTCTTTGACAATGCGGTTATCTTCATCCGTACGGCTGTCAAAAATTCCAGAATACGGCGAACGTCCCAAGCGCACAAATTCGCTCACACTCATGCGAGGCGGTACCGCGCTCGACATCCGCACAAGCGAAATAGCCTGAGCACGTTCACGCGGAGCCCACTCTGTAAGCGTTTTGCCCTCTAGCGAAACCTCGCCTGCCACCGGCGAAAGCAAACCAGCAAAAGTTTTCAACAACGAACTTTTGCCGCAACCATTCTCGCCCATCAAAGCAACAACCGTTCCCGACGAGAGTGAAAAATCAAACGGGCTTTTCATTGTTTCAAGCGCCTTACCATAGCCGACAAGCAAATCCTTACATTCCAACAAAGCGTTCTGCGATTCAACATTCGTCATAAAGCCCCCTAAATCCGCGAACCGGAACCGCGCACAAGAACCCACATAATCACAGGAACACCCACCAGAGAAAGCACTGCATTCAGCGGCACCGAGGCCGGGAAAAGTCCACCCAAAAGCGCAAGCGCCATTCCACACAAAGCAGCCCCCGGCAAAAGCACACGATGATTTGTCGTCTTGAAAAGCAAATAAGCTAAATGCGGCACCGCAATTCCGATGAACGCCACCGGCCCGCAAAAAGCGGTTGTCGCACCCGCCAAAAGGCTCGCCCCAAGTAACACACAAATCTTAGAACACTTCACGTTCAGCCCAAGCCCATGTGCAAAATCATCTCCCAAAAGCGCAGCATTCAAATACCGCAATGAAACGCCAATCATCACTAATCCCACAAGCACAGCGGCCACAAAAATCCAGACATCACCAAGCGTCACGCGCCCAAAGCTTCCCATGCCCCACGCTACATAAACGCGCAACGATTCCGAAGAGTTCCCTGCAATCAAGACGCTTACAATCGAATCGATAAAGTACCCCGTTAAAAGCCCAACAATCAAAAGCACGCCCGTCTGCGCAAAACGCGTCGCCGCAAACATCACAACAAGTGTCACAAGCAAAGCCCCGAGCGCCGCCGAACCCAGCACGCCCACACTTCCAAAGCCAATACCCGCCAAAAGCGCAAGCGCCACACCGAGACTTGCGCCACTGCTAATGCCAAGTACAAACGGCCCCGCGAGCGGATTCCGGAATACCGTCTGTAGCGACAAGCCCGACACAGCAAGCGATGCACCCGCCAAAATCGCCGCAATCATTCGCGGGATTCTCAAGTTCCACAAGATGTTCGACGAAACATCCGCACCTGGGCTAAACAGCGCCTGCACCACCGACGAAAACGGGATATTCACCGCACCAAAGCAAAGCGTCGCTACGCACAGCAACACAATCAAAATCACCAACGCTATAAAACCAATCAACAATCGCCGCAAAACAAGCCTCCAATTATTCGAACATAACCATAGAAAATTTTGAGAGTTTCAACTTTATTCCTTTAAAACTTTTCTAATGATATAGATTGAATTTTGTACAAGAGAATAGAAAAAGGCAAAAACACACCCAAACTCTAACGCAACATAAAAATCATAAGAACCGCCCCATTGCGGAAAGTATCTTTTCCCTATATAAATCAATATAAAAATCATAACCGCCACAGGCATAATAATCCAACTTTTTTCATTTAATCTATTCAGCCTTTTACAAAAAGCAATCGGAATTAAAATCAATGACATGATCACTAAGGGCAAAGCAACATAAACAGATGCAGTCTTAATATCAACACTCGCTACAATAGCAGAAACAAACAATGAAGAAGCCAAAAGTAAAACTAGATGAATTAATTTTTTAAAAAAAAATGGTCGCAATGAAAAAATGGCAACCGTAGCAAACAATAGGTAACCACTTACGATATTATGGTCTACTTTAAACGGAATAAAATCATAGGGCAAGTTCACTAAACTACATGTCAAATAGACATTATAAAGAAGCAAATAAAACCACAAAGCGACATTCATTCAACGCCCTCAAAATTAAAGTTCATTATTATCAATCATACAAAAAAATAACCACATCATTTAGCATAGCTCAAATAATAAAAAACAAATCAGAATATCAATGAAATTTCTATCTTTCTTGCCATGCTCGACTATTCTCAAGTTCCAAGTCCCTGTTTCGTACTTGACGAAACGCGTCTCCGCCGCAACATGGAAATCCTCGACGATATCCAGAAAAAGACCGGTGTTAAAATCATCTGCGCCCTCAAGGGTTACAGCTTCTGGCGTTCCTTCCCGCTCATCGGCGAATACCTCGCCGGCGCCACCGCCTCTAGCCTCAACGAAGCCCGCCTCGCACGCGAAGAGATGAACAAGGAAGTCCACGTCTTTGCACCCGTCTACGAAGACGACGAAATCGACGCCATCCTCGATGCAGCGGACCACATCACGTTCAACAGCTTTTCGCAGTGGCAGCGTTTCAAGGATAAGACGCTTGCCCACGGCGTCAGTGCCGGCATCCGCGTGAACCCGGAATTTTCGACAGTAGAAACCGACATTTACAACCCTTGCGGTAAATATTCCCGCCTCGGCGTGACCGAAAAAGAATTCAAGCCCGAACTCCTCGACGGCATTGACGGTCTCCACTTCCATGCACTTTGCGAACAAGACGCTGACGCTCTCGAAGGCGTTCTCGCCGCATTTGAAAAGCATTTCGGCAAGTATCTCCCGCAAATGAAGTGGGTGAACTTCGGCGGTGGCCACCACATCACCCGCAAGGACTACCACCGCGACGAACTCGTGCGCATTCTCAAGGATTTCTCCGCACGTTACCCGCACTTGCAGGTCATCATGGAACCGGGCGAAGCCATCGGCTGGCAGACCGGAGAACTCGTCGCAAGCGTTGGCGACATCGTCCACAACGAAATGGACATCGCCATACTCAACGTTTCCATCAGCGCCCACATGCCGGACTGCCTCGAAATGCCGTATCGTCCGAGCATCATCGGCGCCGCATTCCCTGGCGAAAAGGCTCACACGTACAAGCTCACGGGCAATTCCTGCCTCGCAGGCGACCAGCTCGGGGACTTCTCTTTCGACGAACCGCTCAAGGTCGGTGACCACATTATCTTCGAAGACATGATCCACTACACCATGGTCAAGACCACGTTCTTCAACGGCGTACGTCATCCGAGCATCGGCAAGTTCGACGAAAACGGCAAGTTCCACCTGCTGCACAAATTCACGTACGAGCAGTTTAAAGAGAAACTATAAGGTTTTAGGCAATAGGCTTTAGGAATTAGGTTATAATAATCGCGCCATAGGCGCCTAATTAACCTAAAACCTACAACCTAATACCTATTCCCTCCCATTTACTATCATGCATTTTTCATCCGAAGACGACACATACAACTGGGCGCTTGAATTTGCCAAGGAACTCAAGGTCGGCGACAAGGTCGCCCTCTACGGGAACCTCGGTGCAGGCAAGACCGTCATCAGCCGCGGCATCTGCAAAGGTCTCGGCTTCGAAGGCACAGTCTGCTCCCCGACCTACACCATCCTCCACGAATACCCGAACAACCCGCCCATTTTCCACTTCGACCTGTACCGTCTCGAAGGCGGTGCAGACCTTTATGAAGTCGGCATGGACCCGGACTACCTCGAAAGCGGCATCAGCCTCATCGAATGGCCCGAGCGCCTAGAAGAAAACGACGCAGGCATCACCCACGTCGTTAAAATCCAAATCGTTTCCGAGACCGAACGCGAAATTACAGTTGAAAAGGTTTCTAGGGATTAGGCTTTAGGTCTTAGGATTTATAATCGCGGCTTCGCCGCCAAATTTAATACCTAATTTCCCTAACCCCTATAACCTACAACCTATTACCTATTAAGCCTTCTTGCGCTTACCCTTACGAGCAAGTTTCTTGTTTGCTTTT
It encodes the following:
- the rho gene encoding transcription termination factor Rho → MPRTPKNQSLEQNSQEKSLTDIVYPESTGILVPEYLGTPDKLPENTEEAPQPKRRGRKPNPKTKARKEPEFEQNAQAEVEPEFQEKRQPVDGIAAAEKRLAEQYGVANIDAISEPIYTNTAPYSETSNEQLGEQTIFTAENAGEQAVQATESAPIQGEATADPNAQQQGEAQAQNGEGQDDRRFNNQNGKFQNGKFNKNNKFNKNNRNNRNFQQEEFVDDSATLPAPGSEAILKAKENWLKFRKLSMSELQELAVQKEVDFRRMRKQSLNYILQSLENEGNIIYTEGVLEVTPQGHGFLRMPDQNYQTSTDDVYVSQNLIRKFNLKIGDTIEGLVRTPREQDKYFSMRRIDRVNFEEPDKMRRRVAFEYLTPIHPEEKIHLEWNETEYSTRIMDLFSPIGKGQRSIILAPPRTGKTVLLQNVTRAIAKNHPEIILITLLIDERPEEVTEMRDIITDIKEKAAEKGIEIKAEVVASTFDEPPEHHTRVANMVLEKAKRLVESQKDVVILLDSITRFARANNVVIPHSGKILSGGVDANAMQFPKKFFGAARKIQDKIRTVKNEDGSITEEVQKNGSLTIIGTALIETGSRMDEVIFEEFKGTGNMELVLDRRIAEKRIWPAIDVFKSGTRKEERLLTLLEQNAAWNFRRGSQNETETGIMENLLKLMSKLKTNAELLAVLSKPKV
- the folK gene encoding 2-amino-4-hydroxy-6-hydroxymethyldihydropteridine diphosphokinase, encoding MESLNRVYIALGSNLPDRSAHLKAGRDMLCRVSAGGWVESPIYETPPVGPAGQGPYFNQVVSFWYDGDPTKLLYYLKGSELILGRKDRGHWNSREVDLDLLFFGREVCAGRPTIPHPQVYNRQFVLVPLNDIAPDWVDPKTNKAVKDLLSELLQREDKIPFRVIKGEEP
- a CDS encoding ABC transporter ATP-binding protein, with translation MTNVESQNALLECKDLLVGYGKALETMKSPFDFSLSSGTVVALMGENGCGKSSLLKTFAGLLSPVAGEVSLEGKTLTEWAPRERAQAISLVRMSSAVPPRMSVSEFVRLGRSPYSGIFDSRTDEDNRIVKESMDLLDVAAFANRPIAELSDGERSRVFLAEAVAQQVKVLLLDEPNAFLDIPRSHALFRLLKKIAMERQMGIIVSTHSVEYAERYCDKMMVVNGGTVRVAPTADARKTGLLDWTETFE
- a CDS encoding iron ABC transporter permease yields the protein MIGFIALVILIVLLCVATLCFGAVNIPFSSVVQALFSPGADVSSNILWNLRIPRMIAAILAGASLAVSGLSLQTVFRNPLAGPFVLGISSGASLGVALALLAGIGFGSVGVLGSAALGALLVTLVVMFAATRFAQTGVLLIVGLLTGYFIDSIVSVLIAGNSSESLRVYVAWGMGSFGRVTLGDVWIFVAAVLVGLVMIGVSLRYLNAALLGDDFAHGLGLNVKCSKICVLLGASLLAGATTAFCGPVAFIGIAVPHLAYLLFKTTNHRVLLPGAALCGMALALLGGLFPASVPLNAVLSLVGVPVIMWVLVRGSGSRI
- a CDS encoding TraB/GumN family protein; this encodes MNRRYILFALLCAYWTSCLIACSGTSKKNEVQPESKHFLWKISDENSSVWVLGSIHLADSSLYPLAPVIDSAFARAEELAVEINMNDEEVAKEIGKESVSQGMLEDKLLRDILPPEMWKSLDSLCAVWDIPMVVFEKMRPWLVATTLSAYAFEQAGLNPEYGIDYVLLDRAASDGKAIVDLETAEEQISALADTTESDSAGVYYLKTTLREIAEFETLVKNLIHAWKTGDDDLLRSLLNKDDEEYESEESSSSDQKFKDEIEQRIYVNRNAKMAESIAAFLREDRNVFVVVGVAHLALEKDNVIDALRKRGFKIERF
- a CDS encoding TraB/GumN family protein, producing MMNKLQLLRSFLATCLIFSFITILVACSESSTPSAPSESWGEKHFLWKVSDENSSVWLLGSIHIADASFYPLPSVIDSAFATASELAVELNTSDEKVMNDLQWQVKVRGELAGEKLRDVLPAELWNSLDSVCKSWGLPISAFETKRPWVVASTISTYAYMMAGMKTEYGIDNVFIKNANASGKPIISLETVEEQIDALAGYSYSDSAGICFLKSTMRELPKARTMMRDLVHAWKSGDDELLNLLLSEDNTEDYTPSELQFMEELTQHILVDRNANMADSVASFLRDDRNVFVVVGTAHLAFEKNNVIENLRNRGYIIERY
- the proC gene encoding pyrroline-5-carboxylate reductase, giving the protein MNNTIFFAGTGNMGGAILRGLLNAGTDAKNIFFFDPSDKAAEAVSALGCVRVSSFAEGIEKANVTFLCVKPQIFKLVAAEWKAAAATLKSEKTFISIMAGVVRKSLIEVLGEKNQVLRVMPNLPLTVGKGSVGLATDGVSEATLKIAEEIFGNIGVTCRVAESLMDAVTGLSGSAPAYVFEFIEGLTRGGVKAGLTRDVALKLALGTIEGSVELVKQSGKSPSDLCAMVCSPAGTTIAGIDALEEGAFRSTLIKAVVAGTNRSKELGK
- the tsaE gene encoding tRNA (adenosine(37)-N6)-threonylcarbamoyltransferase complex ATPase subunit type 1 TsaE, translated to MHFSSEDDTYNWALEFAKELKVGDKVALYGNLGAGKTVISRGICKGLGFEGTVCSPTYTILHEYPNNPPIFHFDLYRLEGGADLYEVGMDPDYLESGISLIEWPERLEENDAGITHVVKIQIVSETEREITVEKVSRD
- the nspC gene encoding carboxynorspermidine decarboxylase, which codes for MLDYSQVPSPCFVLDETRLRRNMEILDDIQKKTGVKIICALKGYSFWRSFPLIGEYLAGATASSLNEARLAREEMNKEVHVFAPVYEDDEIDAILDAADHITFNSFSQWQRFKDKTLAHGVSAGIRVNPEFSTVETDIYNPCGKYSRLGVTEKEFKPELLDGIDGLHFHALCEQDADALEGVLAAFEKHFGKYLPQMKWVNFGGGHHITRKDYHRDELVRILKDFSARYPHLQVIMEPGEAIGWQTGELVASVGDIVHNEMDIAILNVSISAHMPDCLEMPYRPSIIGAAFPGEKAHTYKLTGNSCLAGDQLGDFSFDEPLKVGDHIIFEDMIHYTMVKTTFFNGVRHPSIGKFDENGKFHLLHKFTYEQFKEKL
- a CDS encoding sigma-54-dependent Fis family transcriptional regulator, producing the protein MQSSIDFFTKETATSSFILDVLSSVDNKVDVHSPLNDDVSEIANALRATLAPIVIWDLDSFTAKNAELLSELREYNPDSMILAYAESPEKHTNISSKLYDAILSTEALRLHLMSKISRLKEIYNAKRIFRERMSHLVGKSEAMQRLRKNVERAILHTGPVLIQGESGVGKDLIARAIACVYDKFVTVNCSAIPEALFESELFGHTRGAFTGAQNERIGLFEDANGGAIFLDEIGDMPLHAQVKLLRVIQNHEIRPIGANKTRHIDVRIIAATNRDLKEEIFEKRFREDLYYRLNVIPMQLSPLRDRKEDIEDLANYFIRQYAPAGEPYTLSPEALKKLQNHNWPGNIRELENVIQRALCFTDPGVLRPEDLQIDEDNHKKTDFSSASHAAIKAFNADSYDDFRDMQLDEEREFLKATIRNCDGSVSLAAERLRMNRTALYNRLARLGLSVKNVQF